Proteins encoded together in one Polypterus senegalus isolate Bchr_013 chromosome 16, ASM1683550v1, whole genome shotgun sequence window:
- the fuca2 gene encoding plasma alpha-L-fucosidase: protein MALKISGALPVLTVVCLLGAVEQCSAQYKPTWESIDSRPLPDWFDQAKFGIFIHWGVFSVPSFGSEWFWWYWQKEKWQKYVNFMKANYPPNFRYEDFGPQFTAEFFNGKQWADVLSASGAKYVVLTSKHHEGFTLWGSKYSWNWNAMDVGPKRDLVAELADAVRNRTDLRFGLYHSLFEWFNPLYLEDAANAFKTQNFPITKTLPELYEIVTRYQPDVLWSDGDGNAPDTYWNSTGFLAWLYNESPVRDSVVTNDRWGYGSICKHGGYFTCSDRYNPGHLLPHKWENCMTIDQKSWGYRRDAVLADYLSIEELVKTLVETVSCGGNILMNIGPMHDGRIAPIFEERLRQMGSWLKVNGEAIYNTTSWRAQNDTITPGVWYTTKKHEDAIYALFLQWPDSEQLELGMPAVTPGKTVITLLGYPYELKWMSTQKGVTVTLPHFSYGQMPCLWGWTLKLQHAD, encoded by the exons ATGGCTCTGAAAATCTCCGGGGCTTTGCCGGTGCTGACGGTTGTCTGCCTGTTGGGTGCAGTCGAGCAGTGCAGCGCACAGTACAAGCCGACGTGGGAATCGATTGACTCCCGACCGCTGCCGGATTGGTTCGACCAGGCCAAGTTCGGGATTTTTATCCATTGGGGCGTTTTCTCTGTCCCGAGTTTCGGCAGCGAGTGGTTCTG gtGGTACTGGCAGAAagagaaatggcaaaaatatgttaACTTTATGAAGGCAAACTATCCGCCCAACTTCAGATACGAAGATTTTGGCCCACAGTTTACCGCGGAGTTCTTTAATGGAAAACAATGGGCAGATGTTCTTTCAGCATCAGGAGCCAAGTATGTGGTGCTCACCTCAAAACACCACGAAG GTTTCACACTCTGGGGTTCGAAGTACTCCTGGAACTGGAATGCGATGGACGTGGGGCCAAAACGGGACCTGGTGGCTGAGCTCGCCGATGCTGTAAGGAACAGGACTGACCTGCGCTTTGGCCTCTATCACTCGCTCTTTGAGTGGTTTAATCCACTCTACCTGGAAGATGCGGCCAATGCCTTCAAGACTCAAAACTTCCCAATCACAAAGACTTTACCTGAGCTCTATGAAATTGTCACCCGCTATCAGCCAGATGTCCTGTGGTCCGATGGGGATGGGAATGCACCAGACACCTACTGGAACAGCACAGGATTTCTTGCTTGGCTCTACAATGAAAG TCCTGTCCGAGACAGTGTGGTGACAAACGACCGCTGGGGATATGGCAGCATTTGCAAACATGGCGGCTACTTCACATGCAGTGATCGCTACAATCCTGGCCATCTGCTCCCACACAAGTGGGAGAACTGCATGACCATCGACCAGAAGTCATGGGGTTATAGAAGAGATGCAGTCTTGGCTGACTATCTTTCCATCGAAGAGCTAGTGAAG ACCCTAGTAGAGACGGTATCCTGCGGTGGCAATATACTGATGAATATCGGTCCAATGCATGACGGCCGGATTGCTCCAATTTTTGAAGAACGCCTGAGGCAAATGGGGTCCTGGCTAAAAGTCAATGGGGAAGCTATCTACAACACTACTTCATGGCGGGCACAGAATGATACCATCACTCCTGGAGTCTG GTATACCACCAAGAAACATGAAGATGCCATTTATGCATTGTTCCTGCAGTGGCCCGATTCTGAGCAGTTGGAACTTGGGATGCCAGCTGTAACACCCGGAAAAACTGTG ATTACACTGCTCGGCTACCCATATGAACTCAAGTGGATGTCCACCCAGAAGGGAGTCACAGTCACACTGCCTCATTTTTCCTATGGACAAATGCCGTGCCTGTGGGGATGGACGCTGAAACTGCAGCATGCAGACTAA